The Manihot esculenta cultivar AM560-2 chromosome 1, M.esculenta_v8, whole genome shotgun sequence genome has a window encoding:
- the LOC122721712 gene encoding probable F-box protein At2g36090 has product MEHPALEGMCSDLAANIMSRLDGLALASLACTSSDLRGIARNNSLWKELCHSTWPSTAQHLLSPSLICHFDKFFADSYPLIFYDEASNHSSNEPETSTSPSDFVSLVDIYYRNQCVLSRVLHGIPDAVDVFNSKIMDDNCYIISSEREKWFLNCPFNLQLLDLTYDEDDDGDEDDDHLSYLGHANNNERSTSLEPDHCKELMEDLRLSWILLDKKTGKAVNLSTWKPLSVQIIRPHGHYVMRFGSIISVEENVLPQKLARCTITTKFKVTETPGLIQWRQISMSIENVTGSLLDGKTSLMILNKALYSMRTTNWLKVENGFNQYDKQKRGIIRREELRETLANRIYISVEIVVFTLLYHAFRQLF; this is encoded by the coding sequence ATGGAGCATCCAGCTCTAGAGGGCATGTGCAGTGACCTTGCGGCGAATATCATGTCCCGTCTCGACGGTTTAGCCCTGGCCTCCCTCGCTTGCACCTCGTCGGACCTCCGAGGCATCGCTCGAAACAATAGCTTGTGGAAAGAGCTATGCCACTCCACATGGCCTTCTACTGCACAGCATCTTCTTTCGCCTTCACTCATCTGCCATTTTGATAAATTCTTTGCTGATTCCTACCCATTGATATTCTATGATGAAGCTTCCAACCACAGCTCTAATGAACCGGAAACCAGCACTTCTCCTAGTGATTTTGTGTCGCTTGTAGATATTTATTACAGGAATCAATGTGTTCTCTCCAGGGTTCTACACGGCATACCTGATGCTGTAGATGTGTTCAACTCCAAGATCATGGATGACAACTGCTACATAATTTCCAGTGAACGTGAAAAATGGTTTCTGAATTGCCCCTTTAATCTACAATTGCTGGATCTCACATATGATGAGGATGATGATGGTGACGAGGATGATGATCATCTCAGCTATCTTGGTCATGCCAACAACAATGAGAGATCAACTTCCCTGGAACCAGATCACTGCAAGGAGCTCATGGAGGACCTCAGACTGAGTTGGATACTGTTAGATAAGAAGACAGGCAAAGCAGTTAATCTCTCAACCTGGAAGCCACTGTCAGTACAGATTATCAGGCCACATGGGCACTATGTAATGCGTTTTGGGAGCATCATATCCGTTGAAGAAAATGTGCTGCCTCAAAAGCTAGCCAGGTGCACAATAACAACTAAATTTAAGGTGACTGAAACGCCTGGACTTATTCAATGGAGACAAATCAGCATGAGCATTGAGAATGTAACAGGCTCCCTTCTTGATGGAAAAACGAGCTTGATGATTCTGAACAAGGCACTATACAGTATGAGAACCACAAATTGGCTTAAGGTGGAAAATGGCTTCAATCAATATGACAAACAAAAAAGAGGGATAATAAGGAGAGAGGAATTGAGAGAAACTTTAGCCAACAGGATTTATATCTCGGTTGAAATTGTAGTTTTTACACTTCTTTATCACGCTTTTAGACAACTGTTTTAG
- the LOC122722283 gene encoding mitochondrial import inner membrane translocase subunit Tim13-like, translated as MDSFSSPSVGSGSSNFSSSELMDQVKTQLAQAYAQEFLETVRGKCFEKCITKPSSSLSGSESSCISRCVDRYIEATGIISRALFSAPH; from the exons ATGGATTCTTTTTCATCACCATCAGTTGGATCAGGATCCTCTAATTTTTCGTCTTCGGAACTCATGGACCAGGTGAAGACTCAGCTCGCCCAGGCTTATGCCCAGGAGTTCCTCGAG ACTGTTAGGGGGAAATGTTTTGAGAAGTGCATTACAAAACCAAGTTCAAGCCTGAGCGGTAGTGAAAGTAGCTGTATCTCCAGGTGCGTGGACCGTTACATAGAGGCTACTGGGATCATTAGCAGAGCACTTTTCAGTGCACCACACTGA